From Danio aesculapii chromosome 18, fDanAes4.1, whole genome shotgun sequence, a single genomic window includes:
- the mafa gene encoding transcription factor Maf, with product MASELALSSSDLPTSPLAMEYVNDFDLMKFEVKKEPLEPDRSISQCSRLIAGGSLSSTPMSTPCSSVPPSPSFSAPSPGSGNEQKAHLEDFYWMTGYQQQLNPEALGFSPEDAVEALINSTHQLQSYDGYARGQQFSNTAGTGGAMAGEEMGSAAAVVSAVIAAAAAQNGAPHHHHHHHHHGHHQQHQTPGIPSSTNSPVPHHQHSHLDDRFSDDQLVTMSVRELNRQLRGVSKEEVIRLKQKRRTLKNRGYAQSCRYKRVQQRHILEGEKTQLIQQVDHLKQEISRLVRERDAYKEKYEKLVNNGFRENSSSSDNNPSSPEFFM from the coding sequence ATGGCATCAGAGCTGGCACTGAGCAGCTCCGACCTGCCCACCAGTCCCCTGGCCATGGAATATGTTAATGACTTCGATCTGATGAAGTTTGAGGTGAAGAAAGAGCCACTGGAGCCCGATCGCAGCATCAGCCAGTGCAGCCGCCTGATCGCCGGGGGCTCCCTGTCTTCCACCCCGATGAGCACGCCCTGCAGCTCGGTTCCCCCTTCCCCAAGCTTTTCAGCGCCCAGCCCTGGCTCCGGGAACGAGCAGAAGGCGCACTTGGAGGATTTCTACTGGATGACCGGTTATCAGCAGCAGCTCAACCCGGAGGCGTTGGGCTTCAGTCCCGAGGACGCAGTTGAAGCGCTGATCAACAGCACACACCAGCTCCAGAGCTACGACGGCTATGCTAGAGGGCAGCAGTTTAGTAACACGGCCGGGACGGGAGGCGCCATGGCCGGGGAGGAGATGGGTTCAGCCGCCGCGGTGGTCTCCGCAGTCATTGCCGCCGCTGCAGCGCAGAATGGGGCACCTCAtcaccaccaccatcaccaccaccacgGCCACCACCAGCAGCACCAAACTCCCGGCATCCCGTCCAGCACCAACTCCCCCGTCCCCCATCACCAGCACAGCCATCTGGACGATCGCTTCTCGGACGATCAGCTCGTTACCATGTCCGTGCGGGAGCTCAACCGGCAGCTGCGCGGCGTCAGCAAAGAGGAGGTGATCCGGCTCAAACAGAAGAGGAGAACCCTCAAAAACAGAGGCTATGCCCAGTCGTGTCGCTACAAGAGGGTCCAGCAAAGGCACATACTGGAGGGCGAGAAGACCCAGCTCATTCAGCAGGTGGACCACCTCAAACAAGAGATCTCCAGACTGGTGCGCGAGAGAGACGCGTACAAAGAAAAGTACGAGAAGCTGGTGAACAACGGCTTCCGAGAAAACTCGTCGAGCAGCGACAACAACCCCTCGTCCCCGGAGTTTTTCATGTGA